One stretch of Xanthomonas sp. DAR 35659 DNA includes these proteins:
- a CDS encoding GatB/YqeY domain-containing protein, with amino-acid sequence MTLKQQLTDDMKAAMKSGDKHSLGVIRLINAAIKQKEVDERVEMDDAAVIAVMDKMVKQRKDSVTQYEAAEREDLAAVEREEIVVIERYLPSKMGDAEIVAAIQAAIAQTGASGPADMGKLMGVLKPMLAGKADMGQVSVLVKQHLAG; translated from the coding sequence ATGACCCTCAAGCAGCAGCTCACCGACGACATGAAGGCCGCGATGAAGTCCGGCGACAAGCACAGCCTGGGCGTGATCCGGCTGATCAACGCCGCGATCAAGCAGAAGGAAGTGGACGAGCGCGTGGAGATGGACGACGCCGCGGTGATCGCGGTGATGGACAAGATGGTCAAGCAGCGCAAGGACTCGGTGACCCAGTACGAGGCCGCCGAGCGCGAGGATCTGGCCGCGGTCGAGCGCGAGGAGATCGTGGTGATCGAACGCTACCTGCCGAGCAAGATGGGCGACGCCGAGATCGTCGCCGCGATCCAGGCGGCGATCGCGCAGACCGGCGCCAGCGGCCCGGCCGACATGGGCAAGCTGATGGGCGTGCTCAAGCCGATGCTGGCCGGCAAGGCCGACATGGGCCAGGTCTCGGTGCTGGTCAAGCAGCACCTGGCCGGCTGA
- the rpsU gene encoding 30S ribosomal protein S21: MPSVKVRENEPFEFALRRFKRTCEKAGVLAETRKREFYEKPTQERKRKAAAAVKRQLRRTSRDVTKRQRLY; this comes from the coding sequence ATGCCCAGCGTCAAAGTCCGCGAGAACGAGCCCTTCGAGTTTGCGCTCCGTCGCTTCAAGCGCACCTGCGAAAAGGCCGGCGTGCTGGCCGAAACCCGCAAGCGCGAGTTCTACGAAAAGCCGACCCAGGAACGCAAGCGCAAGGCCGCTGCCGCGGTGAAGCGCCAGCTGCGTCGCACCTCGCGCGACGTCACCAAGCGCCAGCGTCTGTACTGA